GCGGAGTTAATTCAAGCGAAAATCATTCAAGAAAATGTTGGCGCACAAATCAATATCGATCGAATTTTAACTTTTTATCAAACAAACCTAGGACAGATGCTACTAACCAATCCAACTCAAGTTGTCCGGGAACAACCGTTTTCAATGTTATTAGGTGCTAAAGAGATCATTAAAGATTATCCTGAACAAACAAAAGACGATCTGTTGATTCATGGAATGATCGATGGATTTATTGAACAAGAAGAGTCGTGTATTTTATATGATTATAAAACGGATTTTGTAAAAAATACTGAAAATCCACAAGAAATATCGAAAATTATTCAACGGTATATAGGACAATTAAATTTATATCGCAAGGCCTTGGCACAAGCGACAAATAAACCAGTGACCAAGGTATATTTAGTCTTATTATCTGCTGGGATTATTATTGATATGGATAGTGAAAAAATAATAGAACGAATGAGTTGAAAAATGAAAGCAAATTTACTTACAAATTGTAAGTTGTGTGCTATACTCATGTCACGAGGTGAGGAAAATGGATCAAGTAAAAACAACAGATTTTTCATTATGCCCCAAATTCGAGAAAGCTTTTGCGATTTTAGGAAAAAAATGGAATGGTTTGATCATTGATGTTTTGTTGGAAAGAGGTCCTCAACGATTTGGTGAGTTAAGACAAAAAATTCCTGAACTTAGCGATCGAGTATTAGTTGAGCGTTTAAAAGAACTTGAAGCTGAAGGAATCATCACAAAAGCAGTTCGATGCGATGAGAGCAGCCGTCTAGAATATTTCCTCACGAATAAAGGAAAAGACCTACAGCAAGCAATGGAACAAATTCAGTACTGGGCAGAAAAATGGGTAACAGCAGAAGAATGCAGTTGACCTAACGCTTAATATCTTGTAAACTGTAATCAATTGAATAACAAAAAATGTTGATGGAAAAGAGTAATTTGGCTAGATACGTAGAAGGGAAGATCTGTCTTAGACTGCAAACAGATCACGTATCGAAAAATGAAGTTCACTTCCGGAGTTTGTTTGTTCCAAAGAGATCAGACCGGTGAAAACCGTTATAAGAATTGAGTGCATGATTTTTTATCATGAATTAGGATGGTAACACGATAGCTCGTTCCTTTATAAAGGAGCGGGCTATCGTTTTTTCTGTTCATTTTAAGTCAACTCAATTTGATTATCAAGCAAAAGAAAGGAATAGAATAATGACATTAAAAGCTCAATTAGAAGCTTTAAGAGATGAAACCTTGACGAATATTAAAAATGTAGTCGATCTTAAAGCTTTAAATCAAATCAGAGTAGAAACACTAGGAAAAAAAGGACCTATCACAGAAGTGCTAAGAGGAATGAAAGACTTGTCTGCAGAAGAACGTCCAGTTGTAGGAAGTTTTGCAAATGAGATTAGAGATTTATTAACTGAAGCGCTTGAAGCACGCAAAGAAGTGTTGGAGACAGCAGCTCTGAATGTAGCATTAGCAAAAGAAACGATTGATGTGACTTTACCAGGAAAACAAACAACGCATGGTACGCGTCATGTGTTATCTCAAGTAATGGAAGAAATGGAAGATATTTTTGTCGGCATGGGTTATCAAGTTGTCGAAGGCTACGAAGTAGAATCTGATCACTATAATTTTGAACGGATGAATTTACCTAAAGATCATCCAGCTCGGGACATGCAGGATACATTTTATATCTCAGATGAGATTTTGATTCGTACGCATACATCACCTGTGCAAGCAAGAACAATGGAAAAGCATGATTTTTCAAAAGGGGCATTACGGATGATTTCTCCTGGGAAAGTATTCCGTCGAGATACCGACGATGCTACCCATAGTCACCAGTTCCACCAAATCGAAGGATTAGTAATCGATAAAAATATTACAATGGGTGATCTAAAAGGAACCCTTGAAGTTGTGATGAAAAAAATGTTTGGTGAAGACCGTAAGATTCGTCTTCGTCCTAGTTATTTCCCATTCACAGAACCGTCCGTTGAAGTAGATGTTAGTTGCTTTAAATGCGGTGGTTCAGGCTGTAACGTATGTAAACAAACAGGGTGGATAGAAATTTTAGGTGCCGGTATGGTTCATCCAGATGTTTTAAAAATGTCAGGAATCGATCCTAACGAATATAGCGGATTTGCTTTTGGTTTAGGCCCAGATCGAGTGGCAATGCTACGTTATGGTGTGAATGATATTCGTAATTTCTATCAAAATGATTTGCGTTTCTTAAATCAGTTCAAGGTAAAGGAGTAATCGACGATGTTAGTTTCTTATAAATGGTTAAGTGAATATTTAGACCTATCTAAAATTTCCGCAAAAGAATTATCTGATCAAATGTCTTTGACAGGTATTGAAGTTGAAGGTGTTGAAGTACCGCAAGAAGGGTTGAAAAAAATAGTAGTTGGAGAAGTGAAGGAATGCATTCCCCATCCAAATTCAGATCATCTATCGATTTGCCAAGTAGATATTGGTGAAGAAGAACTATCACAAATCGTATGCGGTGCGCCCAATGTGAAAGTCGGTATCAAAGTTATCGTTGCGCTGCCAGGTTCTAGGATCGCTGGGAATCAGAAAATCAAAAAAGGGAAAATGAGAGGCGAAGTCTCAAATGGTATGATTTGTTCTTTGCAAGAATTAGGATATTCAGATAATGTGATTCCTAAAGCTTATTCAGAGGGGATTTATTATATGCCTCAAGAGGCAGTCAATGGTACAGATGTCTTTTCTTATTTAGATATGGATGACCAAATCATTGAGTTGTCAATCACGCCTAATCGAGCGGATGCATTGAGTATGCGTGGCGTTGCCTATGAAGTAGGTGCTATCTATCGTCAAACACCTCACTTCAATGATCAACCATTAAAAGAAGATTCCAGTGAGACAGCTACAGAGTATATATCTGTAGAAGTAGAGGATGAAAAAGATGTTCCGGCTTATCAAATCAGAATCATCAAGGATGTAAAAATTGCGGAAAGTCCTTTGTGGCTGCAAACCCGTTTGATGAATGAAGGGATTCGTCCAATCAATAATGTTGTTGACGTAACAAATTACATTCTTTTGTTATTTGGACAGCCTTTGCATGCATTTGATTATGACAAATTAGATAGCAAAAATATTTTAGTAAGACGTGGAAAATCAGGAGAAGAGCTTGTTACCTTAGATGGTGAGTCGCGCAAGCTGTCTGATGAAAATATTGTTATCACAAACGGCAGCGTTCCGGTTGCTTTAGCTGGCGTAATGGGTGGAGCAAATTCAGAAATCACAGACGGAACAACAACGGTTGCTTTAGAGTCTGCTTTATTTGATTCGTTAGCTGTGCGTAAAGCATCAAAAGAGTTTAACTTACGCAGTGAGTCTTCTAGCCGTTTTGAAAAAGGCATTAATCATGCAACAGTCGGTGAAGCAAGCGATGTGGCCGCGGCAATGATTGCGAATTTAGCTGGAGGAACAGTGGTATCAGGAAAAAGTATCGGTTCTGAATTAACGATTGAGGATGTTAAAGTGAGTGTAACAATTTCTCGGATTAATGATTATTTAGGAACTGAATTAGATCAAGCCACTGTTAGCGAAATTTTTGAATCATTAGGCTTTAGTTTTACATTGGAACAAGAAAAATATAATGTGACAATTCCTCCAAGACGTTGGGATATTACAATTGAAGCAGATTTAATTGAGGAAGTTGCGCGGATTTATGGCTATGATAATTTACCGTCTACTTTGCCTAAAGGGGAAACGGTTGCGGGGAGTTTAACAAGTGGTCAATTATTGGTTCGTAAAATCAAAAATGTATTAGAAGGTTGCGGAGCAAGTGAAGCAATCAGCTATGCACTGACTACAGAAGAAAAATCTCGTCAATTCATGATGAAAGAAAGCCAAACAACACGCTTGCAGTGGCCGATGAGCGAAGAACGTTCTGTTTTAAGAATGAACTTAATTTCAGGGTTGTTAGATGATGTGTCATACAATGTTGCTCGTAAAAATTCAACGGTTGCTCTTTACGAAATTGGTCGCGTATTTTACCAAGAAAATGATCCTCAAAAAGAACTTCCTCGTGAGGAAAACCATTTAGGTATTGCTTTATCTGGAAATCAAGCGATTAAGGACTGGCAAACGAAAGAAGAACCTGTAGATTTCTATACGCTTAAAGGAATATTGAACGTTTTATTTGAAGCTGTAGGTATTGAAGCGAAAATTTCGTACGAAGCAACGAAGGAAAACAAAGAACTACATCCAGGAAGAACTGCTTTGGTAAAATTGAATGAAACAGTGATCGGTTTTATTGGTCAAGTCCATCCAACCGTTGCTAAAGAATACGAAGTTCCAGAAACTTATGTAGCTGAATTAAATCTACAAGCAATCATAGAAGCTGAAAATGATGCTTTAGTCTATCAACAAATTTCAAAATTCCCAGCCATTTCAAGAGATATCGCTTTACTGGTTGACGAATCTGTAACGAATCAAACGTTAGTAGAAACGATCTCCAAGAATGCTGGAAAATTCTTGCAATCTATTCATTTATTTGATGTCTATCAAGGCGAGAATATTGCTGAAGGGAAAAAATCGATGGGGTATAGTCTAACTTTTGTAAATGCTGAAGCTACATTAGTTGATGAAGAAATCAACCAATCATTAGAAAAAGTAGAAAAAGCCTTGGTCGAACAATTTGATGTAACAATTAGATAATATGAAAAACCACCTGCCTTCAATAAAGAGTGTAGGTGGTTTTTTTGAATACTACTTAGACCCAGTTTCTAGACAGCCATCTTGAAAACTGAGAAATGGAAAAATTGATGACAAAATACATGAATGCGACTAAACCATAAATCATAAAAACTTGTTCAGTTTGTGCATAACGCCCCATTAAAATATAGGATTTTCCGAAAAGTTCTTGCAAGGCAATAACAGAGTATAAAAAACTAGTGTCTTTAATTACTGTCACAAACTGAGACACAATTGCTGGTAAGACATTTCGAATCGCTTGAGGCAAAACAATATACCAAAGAATTTGAAATTGACTAAACCCTTGGGAGCGAGCAGCTTCTTTTTGTCCGTTATCGACACCGTTTAAACCACCACGTATAATTTCAGCTAAGGCAGCGGTTGTAAAAACAGTAAAACTTACAATACCTGCGGGCGTCGATTTGATTTTGAAAATCAAGAAAATAACATAAATCCATAATAGATTCGGGATGTTACGAACAATTTCGATGTAGACGCTAGCCAAAAATTTGAATGGGCCCTTTTTTTGATTACGCAATACAGCGAGTATCGTACCAAAAATCGTGCTTAAAATAATAGATACAAAAGAAATATACAGAGTAAGCTTCAAGCCATCAAATAAAAAGCGCAAATTATTATTGGTCAAAAGTTGACTCATTTGTTCTGGAAATGACATGTTTGCATCCTCCTATCGACTATAAGCTTTCTTATTATTTTCTTCTAATTTCCGAGCGAAGTTAGCTAGCGGGAAGCATAAAATAAAGTACAAAAATCCCGCTACAGCAAAAGCTGGAATATAATTTAAATTAATGGAAGACCAACTATTTGCAGTAAACATAATATCCGCACCGGAAATGATTGCAACAGTCGATGTGTTTTTAATCAAGTTAACAATTTGATTCGTCAACGGAGGCAACATGATTCGCCATGCTTGGGGCAAGACGATGTAACGCATCGTTTTACCGTAAGAAAAGCCTTGAGAATATGCCGCTTCAAATTGCCCTTTAGGAACAGCTCCGATACCAGAACGTACGACTTCTGAAATATATGCCCCGTGATAAAGACCGACACATAAAATTGCTATAGTAGTAGTTGAGAAGGTCAACAGTGGACTAACCAAAGGAAATCCATAATAAACGACAATAAACTGGATCAATAAAGGCGTGTTCTGGAAAAATTCGACGTAAATTCGGCTGACTATGTTTAACAGTTTATTTTTAATAGCTGATAAACTACCGAAGAATACACCTAATAACATGGCAACGAGCAGCGAACCGACGGCTAATAGAATAGTATAGAAGAAAGCATCGCTGAAAAGTTTCCAATCTTTAAACAGCGCTTCCCATCGATAAAACGCAAAAGGGCTTGTATTTGCTATAATAAACATCTAAATTCCTCCCAAACTCTATCTAACAAAGCTATTTAGAATCGAGATATGTCAATCTAGATTCCAAGTTTTGTAAATTTTTTCTAAGGTGCCGTCTTTTTGCCAATCCTCGATTTTTTTATCCAAGTAGTCATTTAATTCGGTATTCGCTTTTTTTGTAGCGATGCCATACTCTTGGGGGGAAAAGCCGTCTTTTAAAATTTCTGTACGATCATCAACGTAGCCAGTTAAAATAGATTTGTCGACAGAAAAAGCATCGATTCTTTTTGAAGTTAAAGCTGTTTTTAGTTCAGGGTAAGAGCCGAGTTCTTGGTATTTAAAGCTAATGCCTAGCTCTTTTGCTTGTTTTTCAATCGCTTCTTTTGTTGTTGCTGATTGGATCACACCAATTGTTTTACCATCTAAGCTAGCAGTATCTGTAAATTTATCAGCTTTTCTTACTAAAAAGCCAACTTCGTCTTTATAATAAGGTGTGGTGAAATGGTATGTCTCTTTTCGTTCATCCGTGATTGTAAAGGTAGCGATTACCATATCTAATTCACCATTATCCAATAGCGGGCCACGTGTTTTAGCCGTTACGCCAACAAATTCTACATTATCCTCACTGCCAGTTAATTCTTTTGCAATTAATCTTGCGATATCAGGTTCCATTCCTTCATTTTTTTTCGTGTCAGGGTTCATATAGCCAAAGTTTGGGACATCTTCTTTAACGCCGACTTTAATGACTCCAGCCTTTTTTATTTTTTGAATATCAGTTGTGCCCTTGCTTTGAGAATTTGTAGAATCTTTATCAGTTGACTCGCCGCATCCAACGATTAATCCAAGTAACAAAACAAGTGAGAATAGGCTTAATAGTTTTTTCGTCTTTTTCATTTAAAATTCCTCCTCATAGTAATTATTGTGATTGAAATTAAGTTAATTATGGATAATTTTACTCAAAAACTCTTTTGCTCGTTCATTTTGTGTGCTGGTGAAAAAGTGTTCTGGCGTGCCTGTTTCGATGATTTGTCCATCATCCATAAAAATAACTTTATCAGCAACTTGTCGTGCGAAGCCCATTTCATGTGTGACGCAAATCATTGTAATATTTTGCTTAGATAAATCGATCATGACATCCAAAACTTCCTGGATCATTTCTGGATCAAGGGCAGAAGTCGGCTCATCAAAAAGGATGATTTCTGGATGCATATTTAGCGCTCTAGCAATGGCAACTCGTTGTTGTTGCCCACCTGAAAGTTGGGCAGGGTAGGCATGGGCTTTGTCGGCTAAACCGACGCGTTCTAAATACTCCATTCCAGTCTTCGTCGCCTCTTCTTTACTGATTCCTTTGACCTTGATTGGCGCCAAAGTAAGATTTTGGATAATGTTTTTATGAGCATATAAGTTAAAACTTTGGAAAACCATAGCGACTTTTTGGCGTACTTTTTGAACAGGCGCTTTAGCTTCAGTAATATCAATTCCATCTATAAAAATATGTCCATCACTGACCTTTTCTAAACGATTGATACAACGGATTAAGGTACTTTTTCCTGAGCCAGAAGGACCGATGATAACGATTTTTTCGCCTTCGTTGACGTGTAAAGAAACATCTTTCAAGACGTGATGGTCGCCAAAAAACTTATTTACATGTTCTAATAAAATCATTGTTATTCTCCTTTATGTATAGATTTATCACATCTACTTGGTGACTTTTTGTGTGCGAACAAATAAGGTGAGTGGATATAAAAAGAAAAAATATGCTCTTTTTATAAAAATGAGAATAAAATAAGAATAGCGCAACTAATGTTTCTCTTATTATAAACATGGATTATATAATGATATTGATTGTTGGTTAACTTCTCGTTTATAATAAAATAGCTATTTTGTTTTTAATCTTTATGTCACGATTCTATTCTTTTGTTAATGTTAGAAATTATAACATAAGGTAAATTGGATTACTAGTTTTTTTTATTACTAAGAGTAAGAAAGAGAGGAAAACAAGCAATCAAATAAAAAAATACTGCCTAAATAATGTTATAATAGAAGGAAAGTGATGAATAAAACTTGAAAAAAAACACTAAAAAGTAGAGAATAAGAGTGTTGGAAAAATACTGTAAAGGTTTGATTGACTTGAGTAACCATGAAGCAATAGGATTTATAGATTCCGGAGTCGGTGGACTTACGGTTGTAAAAGAAGCATTACGTCAGCTACCGAATGAACGGTTGATTTATCTTGGTGACACAGCGAGATGTCCATATGGTCCCAGACCAGCAGAACAAGTTGTTCAGTTCACTTGGGAAATGACTAATTTTCTTTTGAAGAAAAACATAAAAATGTTAGTGATTGCTTGTAACACAGCAACCGCGGTAGCATTAGAAGAGATTAAAGAGCAGTTAAATATTCCAGTTGTAGGTGTAATTTTGCCTGGAACTAGAGCGGCACTAAAAGCAACGAAAAAAAATCGTATTGGTGTTATTGGCACAGCAGGTACGATCAAAAGTAATGCTTACGAGAAGGCGTTAAAAAGTAAAGCACCTAATACGTTTACGACTAGTTTGGCGTGTCCAAAATTTGTTCCCATCGTTGAAAGTAATGAATTTTACTCGTCAGTGGCTAAAAAGATCGTTTCAGAAACACTAGCACCTTTGCAAATAAAAGAATTAGATACATTAATTTTAGGGTGTACCCATTATCCATTGTTACGTCCGTTAATACAAAATGTGATGGGCAATCAAGTGAAATTGATTGATTCTGGTGCTGAAACGGTAAGCGAAGTCAGCATGTTATTGGATTATTTTGATATTGCGAATACGCCTCTACATGACAATGAGCAACATGAATTTTTTACCACAGGATCAGCTAAAATGTTTAAAGCTATCGCTGATGATTGGTTGAATTTAGAAACAATCGAAATAGAACATATTAGATTAGGAGAAGTGAAGCATGATTAGACATGATGGCAGGCAAGCAAAAGAATTAAGAAAAATCAAAATAGAAACAAATGTCTACAAACACCCAGAAGGCTCAGTGGTCATTTCTTTTGGCGATACTACAGTGATTTGCTCAGCAACCGTGGAAGAAAAAGTGCCACCATTTTTAAGAGGCGCAGGAACAGGTTGGGTAACAGCTGAATATAGTATGTTGCCAAGAGCAACCAACACACGGAATATTCGTGAAAGCGCTAAAGGAAAACTAACGGGTAGGACCATGGAAATTCAACGGTTGATTGGTCGATCGTTAAGAGCGGTTATTGATTTAGAAAAATTGGGAGAAAGAAGTATCATTGTTGATTGTGATGTTGTTCAAGCGGATGGTGGTACTCGAACAGCAAGTATAACTGGTGCTTTTGTTGCAATGAAATTGGCAGTAGACAAGATGCTTCAAAAAGGAGAATTGACTGAAAATCCGATCAAAGAATACTTAGCAGCTGTAAGTGCTGGTATTTTAAGTGACGGAAATTGTGTACTTGATTTGGATTATGTAGAAGATTCAGCAGCAGCTGTTGATATGAATTTAGTAATGACTGAGTCTGGCAAATTTGTGGAGCTTCAAGGAACTGGAGAAGAAGCAACATTTTCAGGTGATGAGTTAAATGCCTTACTATTTTATGGAAAGACCGGTATTGAACATTTGATTGCTTATCAAAAAGGGGCGTTCATAGAATCTAGCCTTGAAGAAAATAGGGTTTCAGATGAGAAAACAATTGTGATTGCGACAAGAAATCCCGGAAAAGCGAAAGAATTCTCAAAACTATTTGGTGAAAAAGGCTATCAGGTAAAAACATTGCTGGATTATCCTGAATTGCCAGATGTTCAAGAAACAGGAAAAACATTTGAAGAAAATGCCCGGCTAAAAGCAGAAACGATTGCTATGCTTTTAAAGCAACCTGTATTAGCCGATGATTCAGGACTGATTGTTGATGCATTGGATGGCATGCCAGGAATTTTTTCTGCTCGTTTTGCAGGTGAACCTACAAATAATGCGGCAAATAATGCAAAATTACTCCATGAATTAACAGGAGTACCAAAAGAAAAGCGGACGGCTAGATTTCATTGTACCCTTGTTTTTGCAGCGCCGAACAAGGAAAGCTTAGTTGTAGAAGCGGATTGGTCAGGTGAAATAGGCACAATCCCAAGAGGAGATAACGGATTTGGTTATGACCCGCTCTTTTTTATACCAGAGGAACAAAAAACAGCTGCTGAACTTTCTGATGAGCGTAAAAATAAAATCAGCCATAGAGGAAAAGCCGTTGTAAAATTAAAAAATCAATGGGAAGATTGGTTGAACAATTAGGAGGCTTTGCATGAGATATTTAGTAGTAAGTGATAATCATGGAGATCGTGACGTTTTAGTTGACTTAGCTCAAACCTATCAAGGAAAAGTAGACAGAATGTTTCATTGCGGCGATTCAGAGTTAGAGCCCAATGATGTATTGTGGACTGATTTTATTGTTGTAGGGGGAAATTGTGATTATGATCCAAAATTTCCAGATACAGCTGTAGAAATAGCTGGAGATGATACAATTTTTATGACTCATGGACATCTTGCAAATGTTCGTTTTGGTTTAACAAATCTAGCTTTACAAGCAGAATCTGCAAATGCTAATATTGCTTTATTTGGTCATACACATGAAATTGGTTGTGAGGTGCAAGAGCATGTTCTTTATCTAAATCCGGGAAGTATCAGTCAACCAAGAGGGGCAATCCAATTAAAATCATATGCGATTATTGAAAGTACATCGGATACATTTGAGATTCAGTATTACGGACGCGATCATAAACCATTTAAGGAATTGCATTTTATTTTCAATAAAAAATAGTTTGGAAAGAGGTTGAGATAAAAGTCGATTAGGTTCGAGCAATTGGAGTAAAAATCGAACAATACGCTTCTTGTATTGCTCGATTTTTACTCCAATTGCCGAAGAACCTGACTTTTGTCCACCGTTTATTAGGAATTAGAGTGTGAAACAAAACTGATCTTTAGTTTTGTCACGCACCCTTTTCAATGAATTCATCAAGTGAAAAACCTTACGTTTAAATCTTAATTTTTTTTAACAATTATGAAAAAAGTTTGAATTTGAAGACATTTGCATCCGTTTTCGGTACAATAATAGCTGTGGCAAAGAAAATGAAATGGAGGCACTCCAATGATTGGAACTGCTGTTAAAGAATTACTATTAGAAAAACAAGAAACTTTTTTGATACCTGCAGAAAATGTAGCGAATGTGATGTGTTTAAACCCCTTAAGCCATGCTTTGTTGGTATTGTC
The DNA window shown above is from Enterococcus sp. 4G2_DIV0659 and carries:
- the pheT gene encoding phenylalanine--tRNA ligase subunit beta, with amino-acid sequence MLVSYKWLSEYLDLSKISAKELSDQMSLTGIEVEGVEVPQEGLKKIVVGEVKECIPHPNSDHLSICQVDIGEEELSQIVCGAPNVKVGIKVIVALPGSRIAGNQKIKKGKMRGEVSNGMICSLQELGYSDNVIPKAYSEGIYYMPQEAVNGTDVFSYLDMDDQIIELSITPNRADALSMRGVAYEVGAIYRQTPHFNDQPLKEDSSETATEYISVEVEDEKDVPAYQIRIIKDVKIAESPLWLQTRLMNEGIRPINNVVDVTNYILLLFGQPLHAFDYDKLDSKNILVRRGKSGEELVTLDGESRKLSDENIVITNGSVPVALAGVMGGANSEITDGTTTVALESALFDSLAVRKASKEFNLRSESSSRFEKGINHATVGEASDVAAAMIANLAGGTVVSGKSIGSELTIEDVKVSVTISRINDYLGTELDQATVSEIFESLGFSFTLEQEKYNVTIPPRRWDITIEADLIEEVARIYGYDNLPSTLPKGETVAGSLTSGQLLVRKIKNVLEGCGASEAISYALTTEEKSRQFMMKESQTTRLQWPMSEERSVLRMNLISGLLDDVSYNVARKNSTVALYEIGRVFYQENDPQKELPREENHLGIALSGNQAIKDWQTKEEPVDFYTLKGILNVLFEAVGIEAKISYEATKENKELHPGRTALVKLNETVIGFIGQVHPTVAKEYEVPETYVAELNLQAIIEAENDALVYQQISKFPAISRDIALLVDESVTNQTLVETISKNAGKFLQSIHLFDVYQGENIAEGKKSMGYSLTFVNAEATLVDEEINQSLEKVEKALVEQFDVTIR
- a CDS encoding amino acid ABC transporter ATP-binding protein, whose amino-acid sequence is MILLEHVNKFFGDHHVLKDVSLHVNEGEKIVIIGPSGSGKSTLIRCINRLEKVSDGHIFIDGIDITEAKAPVQKVRQKVAMVFQSFNLYAHKNIIQNLTLAPIKVKGISKEEATKTGMEYLERVGLADKAHAYPAQLSGGQQQRVAIARALNMHPEIILFDEPTSALDPEMIQEVLDVMIDLSKQNITMICVTHEMGFARQVADKVIFMDDGQIIETGTPEHFFTSTQNERAKEFLSKIIHN
- a CDS encoding metallophosphoesterase, whose translation is MRYLVVSDNHGDRDVLVDLAQTYQGKVDRMFHCGDSELEPNDVLWTDFIVVGGNCDYDPKFPDTAVEIAGDDTIFMTHGHLANVRFGLTNLALQAESANANIALFGHTHEIGCEVQEHVLYLNPGSISQPRGAIQLKSYAIIESTSDTFEIQYYGRDHKPFKELHFIFNKK
- the rph gene encoding ribonuclease PH; this translates as MIRHDGRQAKELRKIKIETNVYKHPEGSVVISFGDTTVICSATVEEKVPPFLRGAGTGWVTAEYSMLPRATNTRNIRESAKGKLTGRTMEIQRLIGRSLRAVIDLEKLGERSIIVDCDVVQADGGTRTASITGAFVAMKLAVDKMLQKGELTENPIKEYLAAVSAGILSDGNCVLDLDYVEDSAAAVDMNLVMTESGKFVELQGTGEEATFSGDELNALLFYGKTGIEHLIAYQKGAFIESSLEENRVSDEKTIVIATRNPGKAKEFSKLFGEKGYQVKTLLDYPELPDVQETGKTFEENARLKAETIAMLLKQPVLADDSGLIVDALDGMPGIFSARFAGEPTNNAANNAKLLHELTGVPKEKRTARFHCTLVFAAPNKESLVVEADWSGEIGTIPRGDNGFGYDPLFFIPEEQKTAAELSDERKNKISHRGKAVVKLKNQWEDWLNN
- the racE gene encoding glutamate racemase; the encoded protein is MDLSNHEAIGFIDSGVGGLTVVKEALRQLPNERLIYLGDTARCPYGPRPAEQVVQFTWEMTNFLLKKNIKMLVIACNTATAVALEEIKEQLNIPVVGVILPGTRAALKATKKNRIGVIGTAGTIKSNAYEKALKSKAPNTFTTSLACPKFVPIVESNEFYSSVAKKIVSETLAPLQIKELDTLILGCTHYPLLRPLIQNVMGNQVKLIDSGAETVSEVSMLLDYFDIANTPLHDNEQHEFFTTGSAKMFKAIADDWLNLETIEIEHIRLGEVKHD
- a CDS encoding amino acid ABC transporter permease, which translates into the protein MSFPEQMSQLLTNNNLRFLFDGLKLTLYISFVSIILSTIFGTILAVLRNQKKGPFKFLASVYIEIVRNIPNLLWIYVIFLIFKIKSTPAGIVSFTVFTTAALAEIIRGGLNGVDNGQKEAARSQGFSQFQILWYIVLPQAIRNVLPAIVSQFVTVIKDTSFLYSVIALQELFGKSYILMGRYAQTEQVFMIYGLVAFMYFVINFSISQFSRWLSRNWV
- a CDS encoding transporter substrate-binding domain-containing protein → MKKTKKLLSLFSLVLLLGLIVGCGESTDKDSTNSQSKGTTDIQKIKKAGVIKVGVKEDVPNFGYMNPDTKKNEGMEPDIARLIAKELTGSEDNVEFVGVTAKTRGPLLDNGELDMVIATFTITDERKETYHFTTPYYKDEVGFLVRKADKFTDTASLDGKTIGVIQSATTKEAIEKQAKELGISFKYQELGSYPELKTALTSKRIDAFSVDKSILTGYVDDRTEILKDGFSPQEYGIATKKANTELNDYLDKKIEDWQKDGTLEKIYKTWNLD
- the pheS gene encoding phenylalanine--tRNA ligase subunit alpha, whose product is MTLKAQLEALRDETLTNIKNVVDLKALNQIRVETLGKKGPITEVLRGMKDLSAEERPVVGSFANEIRDLLTEALEARKEVLETAALNVALAKETIDVTLPGKQTTHGTRHVLSQVMEEMEDIFVGMGYQVVEGYEVESDHYNFERMNLPKDHPARDMQDTFYISDEILIRTHTSPVQARTMEKHDFSKGALRMISPGKVFRRDTDDATHSHQFHQIEGLVIDKNITMGDLKGTLEVVMKKMFGEDRKIRLRPSYFPFTEPSVEVDVSCFKCGGSGCNVCKQTGWIEILGAGMVHPDVLKMSGIDPNEYSGFAFGLGPDRVAMLRYGVNDIRNFYQNDLRFLNQFKVKE
- a CDS encoding winged helix-turn-helix transcriptional regulator, whose product is MDQVKTTDFSLCPKFEKAFAILGKKWNGLIIDVLLERGPQRFGELRQKIPELSDRVLVERLKELEAEGIITKAVRCDESSRLEYFLTNKGKDLQQAMEQIQYWAEKWVTAEECS
- a CDS encoding amino acid ABC transporter permease, which encodes MFIIANTSPFAFYRWEALFKDWKLFSDAFFYTILLAVGSLLVAMLLGVFFGSLSAIKNKLLNIVSRIYVEFFQNTPLLIQFIVVYYGFPLVSPLLTFSTTTIAILCVGLYHGAYISEVVRSGIGAVPKGQFEAAYSQGFSYGKTMRYIVLPQAWRIMLPPLTNQIVNLIKNTSTVAIISGADIMFTANSWSSINLNYIPAFAVAGFLYFILCFPLANFARKLEENNKKAYSR